CGCGAGATATTGATCGGTCACCGAAGCAAGCGACACCGCCGTAATATCCAACTCGGCGCGTTCGATCAAACTCAACAACAGGTCAAGCGGACCTTCGTAAACAGAAGTCTGAACCTTATAACTGCGAAGTTGATTCCCGAGAAACCCGTCCATGGCGGGCGAATTATATCATTCCAATAACGGCAGTGTATAATCCTTGCCATGTCCAAACTAACCCATCTCGATGACCATGGTCGCGCCAGAATGGTGGATGTCAGCCGCAAGCCCGACTCGGATCGGATTGCCGTTGCCCGCGGAGAAGTCCACATGACCAAAGCGACGCTGGGCTTGATCCGCGCCGGTCAGATAAAGAAGGGCGATGTATTGACCGTGGCGCAAATTGCGGGCATCACCGCCTCCAAGCGGACCTCGGACCTGATTCCCTTATGTCATCCTTTGCCTCTTTCCAAAGTTGACGTCGATCTCGAGCTCGACGACTCGCTCCCGGGGGTGGTCATCACTGCCACCGCCAAAGTGACCGGTAAAACCGGCGTCGAGATGGAAGCACTCACCGCAGTTTCTGTCGCTGCACTTACCGTTTACGACATGGCGAAAGCCACCGAAAAAACAATGAAGATACAAAATATCCGGCTTATCGAAAAGCATGGCGGCGCGAGCGGTGATCTGGTCAATGAGTAAATTGGTATTGGAAATGGATTACAGCCCCATAAATCTAAAAGAAAAGTTTTCAAAGTTTACCGAGCGCTGGTCGCCCAAGATCATCGCACAAATGAACGACTATCTTTTCAAGCTTGCCAAAATGCAGGGAGAATTTATCTGGCACGAACACCCCGAGACGGATGAGGTTTTCATCGTTGTCGAAGGGCGTCTTGACATCCTCTTTCGTGACGGCAGGGTTTCGCTTCATGAGGGGGAAATGTTCGTCGTGCCGAAAGGGATCGAACACAAACCTGCCGCAGAGCAGGAATGTCATATCCTTTTGATCGAACCTGCCGGCACGGTCAACACAGGCGATGCAAAGGACACATCGCTGACCGCCCCAAATAACATCTGGATATGATGCTCTTCAACCTACAACCTGATAACCATGGAAACCAAGAACCATATCAAACTCCTTTTCTTTGCCACCATCCGTGACCGCGCCGGGACAAGATCATTGGAAATGGACATCCCGGACGATATGACGATCCTGCAATTGAAACAAAAACTCGGCGCAGATTATCCCAATTTGAAAGAGTCAATGAAATCCGTCCTGATTACCATTGACCGCGAGTATGCGTTCGATGAAGCCATCATTCCCTCAAATGCGGAAATAGCCCTCTTCCCACCCGTCAGCGGCGGTTAACCTGCGACCATGCAACCTTCAAAATTCCCAACGATTTACTCCGTCACCGAATCCGAGATCGACTTGAATGATTTGCTCGACAGGATCACGCTCCCGTCCACGGGGGCAGCGGCGATCTTTACAGGCATGGTGCGGGGTGTGACGTCTCGCGGCGACGCCCATGAGACCGAATACCTCGAATACGAATCTTATGTCCCTATGGCAGAAGCTAAAATGAAGCAAGTTGCCGACGAAATTCGCGAGAAATGGCCCGTTGTGGAAGGCATCGCCGTTGTACAGCGCATCGGCAAACTCTACCCGAAAACACCGACCGTCCTCATCGCCTGTACTGCCGCCCATCGCGACACAGGGGTGTTCGATGCTGCGCGTTATGGCATCGACCGCCTCAAAGAGATCGTGCCTATTTGGAAAAAGGAGGTCGGACCGAACGGGCAGGAATGGGTCGAGGGTGATTACATCCCGAAGCCGGGAGAGTAAAACAAATCAATAGGCTTGTTCTGCGAAATGCTGATAAATGATGTTCCTTCATACCCACCGCCTTCTCATCCGAAATTTCAATGCCTCCGACCTGGAGGCATTTTGGGCATATCGCAACGATCCGCAAGTGGCAAAATTTCAGAGCTGGTCTTTACCTTACTCTCGCGAGAAAGGCGAGGCATTGATTCGCGAAATGCAAGATATCCACACGCCCCGGCAGGGGGAGTGGCTGCAACTTGCGCTCGAGCTAAAAGAGACGGGCGAATTGATCGGGGATGTGGTGTTCGGCGTAAAGGAGAATGATGCACGCCAATGCTCGGTGGGATTTACGGTCGCCTATGCTTTTCAGAAAAACGGATTTGCCACCGAAGCCATGACCGCCCTGCTTGATTACCTCTTCGAAGACGTGGATATGCACCGCGTCGTTGCAGATTGCGATACGGAGAATGTCGGTTCGTGGAAGACACTGGAGAAACTCGGATTCCGCCGCGAAGCGCAATTTGTGGAAAGTTTCATGGAGGGCAAGGAATATCGAAGCGAATATTTCTACGGGCTTCTTCAACGCGAATGGCGGGCTAAAGCCACTTTTCGAAATTGCTGATGGTTAAGATTCGCAAGGCCGTGCTCGAAGACGCTCCTGCCATTGCCGTTGTCCACGTGACGGCGTGGAGAGAGGCATATCGGGGGATCGTGTCTGATGAAGTTTTGAACAGCCTCTCAGTTAAACGCCGGACGGAACAATGGGTGAATTCGCTTTCAGATGAGAGTCATCCGTACCGCCGTGCATTCGTGGCGGAAACGAACGGTCAGGTCGCCGGGTTTGCCAATTACGGCCCGCCTCAGGATATCTCATTTGGATTCGATGGCGAACTGTTCGCGATCTATGTATTGCGAAATGCTCAAAAACAAGGAACTGGTAAAGAACTTGTTTATGAAGTGGTAAAAGGGATGCGCGATCTGGGATGGGAGTCCATGATGGTCTGGGTCTTGAAAGATAATCCATCGCGCGGATTTTACGAGCAGCTGGGCGGTTCGTATCTGGCGGAAAGGTCGATCGAGATCGGCGGTGAACCGCTGATTGAGGTCGCTTATGGGTGGCGGGACTTGAATAAATTTCCGGCGTAGTGGGGCGAATGGAGGCTGATCCAGTTATGGCACGGGGAAGAGGCGGTAGCGTCACGAATTCGATCATTCTGTGTTTATATTATCGCTACATTTATCTCTTTTCGGAGGCGCAATGCAGGAACGTATCGTGATTACAGGGATGGGGACTGTAAGTCCGCTGGGGTTGAACGTGAAGGAATCCTGGTCGAACGCCATTGCCGGAGTATCGGGCGTTGGACCGATCGTGCTGTTCGATCCGTCTTCGCTTCCAGTGCGGATCGCGGCTGAGGCAAGGAATTTCAAACCGGAAAATTTCATGGATGCGAAGGAAGCGCGCCGTCGCGACCGCTTCGAGCAGATGGCGGTGGCGGCATCGAAAGAGGCATTGGCTCATTCTGGTTTGGAGATCACAGAGGCAAATGCAGGACGGATAGGCATCATCATTTCTTCAGCGATCGGCGGATTGCAAACGCTTCAAGACTCCATCCTGACCAATTACACCGAAGGACCCCGCAAAGTGAGCCCGTTTATGATTCCCATGCTGATGGCGAACGGCGCTGCGGGGATGTCGGCGATCGAGTTTGGGATCAAGGGTCCGTGCTTTTCGGTCGCTTCGGCTTGCGCTTCTGGTGCGGATGGAATCGGAACGGCTTTAATGATGCTCCGAACCGGCATGATCGACATCGCGCTGGCGGGAGCTTCCGAGGCGCCGATCACAACCACATGCGTTGCCGCGTTCGACCGCGTGGGTGCCATGTCTCGCCGCAACGACGATTTTTCGATGACGCCGCAGCCGTTCGACAAGAACCGCGACGGATTGGTGATGGGCGAGGGCGCGGCGGTGTTGGTCCTTGAACGCGAAGCGGATGCAAAGGCGAGAGGCGC
This portion of the Anaerolineales bacterium genome encodes:
- the moaD gene encoding molybdopterin converting factor subunit 1, producing METKNHIKLLFFATIRDRAGTRSLEMDIPDDMTILQLKQKLGADYPNLKESMKSVLITIDREYAFDEAIIPSNAEIALFPPVSGG
- a CDS encoding GNAT family N-acetyltransferase — encoded protein: MMFLHTHRLLIRNFNASDLEAFWAYRNDPQVAKFQSWSLPYSREKGEALIREMQDIHTPRQGEWLQLALELKETGELIGDVVFGVKENDARQCSVGFTVAYAFQKNGFATEAMTALLDYLFEDVDMHRVVADCDTENVGSWKTLEKLGFRREAQFVESFMEGKEYRSEYFYGLLQREWRAKATFRNC
- the moaC gene encoding cyclic pyranopterin monophosphate synthase MoaC; amino-acid sequence: MSKLTHLDDHGRARMVDVSRKPDSDRIAVARGEVHMTKATLGLIRAGQIKKGDVLTVAQIAGITASKRTSDLIPLCHPLPLSKVDVDLELDDSLPGVVITATAKVTGKTGVEMEALTAVSVAALTVYDMAKATEKTMKIQNIRLIEKHGGASGDLVNE
- a CDS encoding GNAT family N-acetyltransferase encodes the protein MVKIRKAVLEDAPAIAVVHVTAWREAYRGIVSDEVLNSLSVKRRTEQWVNSLSDESHPYRRAFVAETNGQVAGFANYGPPQDISFGFDGELFAIYVLRNAQKQGTGKELVYEVVKGMRDLGWESMMVWVLKDNPSRGFYEQLGGSYLAERSIEIGGEPLIEVAYGWRDLNKFPA
- a CDS encoding molybdenum cofactor biosynthesis protein MoaE, translated to MQPSKFPTIYSVTESEIDLNDLLDRITLPSTGAAAIFTGMVRGVTSRGDAHETEYLEYESYVPMAEAKMKQVADEIREKWPVVEGIAVVQRIGKLYPKTPTVLIACTAAHRDTGVFDAARYGIDRLKEIVPIWKKEVGPNGQEWVEGDYIPKPGE
- the fabF gene encoding beta-ketoacyl-ACP synthase II: MQERIVITGMGTVSPLGLNVKESWSNAIAGVSGVGPIVLFDPSSLPVRIAAEARNFKPENFMDAKEARRRDRFEQMAVAASKEALAHSGLEITEANAGRIGIIISSAIGGLQTLQDSILTNYTEGPRKVSPFMIPMLMANGAAGMSAIEFGIKGPCFSVASACASGADGIGTALMMLRTGMIDIALAGASEAPITTTCVAAFDRVGAMSRRNDDFSMTPQPFDKNRDGLVMGEGAAVLVLEREADAKARGAIILAEMAGYGATADAFHVTAPHEHGAGGAAAMKMALDSAKANVDEVGYINAHGTGTPLNDQSETRAIKAAFGDMAYKVPISSTKSMTGHMMGATGALEAVFCVQAIREGILPPTIHYETPDPECDLDYIPNQAREAKISLAISNAFGFGGHNAVLAVRKYA
- a CDS encoding cupin domain-containing protein is translated as MDYSPINLKEKFSKFTERWSPKIIAQMNDYLFKLAKMQGEFIWHEHPETDEVFIVVEGRLDILFRDGRVSLHEGEMFVVPKGIEHKPAAEQECHILLIEPAGTVNTGDAKDTSLTAPNNIWI